The DNA segment CGTACTGCTGCCCCTGGCCCTGGGGGTAACCCTGGGGGTACTGGCCTGGGGCTCCCTGGGACGGACctggggagggaggacagagcAGAGAAAAAGGTTATGATGTCTGACTGAAACATGATGCTACAGTTCTTCATACCATATAGGACCAGTTAAGAAGACTAGGCTGTTCAATAACAAAAAGCACACAGTCAACCTGGGAGTATAACAGCGCGCTTGATTCACTGACTTTGTTCTGTTTGATGTCCATTATGCCACGTCTTGTTCTTGAACCATTGAGTGTCAATTAACCTTCATCTCCCCAATAGACATATCCACTGAcaaccagacagccagccagaggcATGGCAGAAAGAGACTGgtgggtggtagtagtagtattagttggGCCCTGGCCCATTTGCTAAAGTTTGGCTCCACATTAACACTGGTCTACTCTGCTGTGTAATGAGAGAGTCTGACTTGCTGGAGCTAGGTGTTAAGTTTTCTAATGAAAGGAGACATCAAGGAGATTCAGTGGGCCCTCATTAGATAAGCGAAGCCTCATTAAAAACCACTCCATCAGACAGCCTCTGTATGCTACCACTGCACTGCAGCTACCTTACCGCCGCGTATCAGGCATTTTAACAGCTGATCAGTGATACGATGACTGACTGGGCCAAGTCAAACGTCATTAGGTGCTCGTAATGCAGACGTCGCTGCCGCAAAGCTTAACCTTGTGTGGCCCGCCTGCGAGAGCGAACAAGCGTGAGCGCATGTGAGCCAGATGGAGCCCAACTCAtagcctctgcctctctccaccaGCTCATTACTGACATGAGAGAAAGGCCTCTGGttcagagagaaaggagagctgACAGGATTTTAAAAACgaaaggggggggggctgtggtTCCCACACCCACAATGCCAAGGGTTATTACCCATAAGCGTGTCCTATTCCTTTCACTCTCTCGCCATCTCTAGCTTTCAGAGAACAGACTTTCTATCACACAGTAACTAGGCCTGTACAGTGACCCACCATAGTACGAGAAGGACACCTAACACAGCAACAATGTCTGCCAGCTACCGCTTTTGATCAACGTGCCAGTATGTGTAGCCTTGATTGCGCTGCTGCAACATTGAAAGTGCACCATTTCAATTAGCAAAACAGTGGTGTGGTTCAGTAAAACATACGTGAGGCTCTGGGTGAATGCCATTTGTAATCTTGGACTGATTTTTCAAGATAATGAAAAGGAAAGTAAATGGTGAATCCTACAGGATGAGTGTGGACTGACTGCCAGAGGTCATCAGAGTCGTGGCACACACCAACATCTTTTTATTTCCCATTTCAGTAAAAGAGAAAGTGTACAAAGTAATAGGCTATGGAAAAATAAAACGACAAAGAACGAGAGAAAAGAAATAGAGCGAGAGAACaagatgagtgagagagagagagaccgagatagCAATATCACTGAATCTGTCTTTGTCTTAGGTTCCACCCACCGTAGCCCTGTTGCGGTCCAGGGTAGCCTTGCTGTCCGGGGTACTGCTGCTGTGGTGGGTAGCCCTGCTGCTGGGGAGGACCTTGCTGGTAGGCCTCCTGCTGCTGGCCATACTGGGCATTACCTACAGGGGGCAACAGAGCGACATTACGGTATCTATGACATTACAGTACCTGAACCAGGTTTGACGACAACACAGCAGACATCAGTGCTTAGAGTGGCCAGAATCAGGCTTGGGGTCCATTTCAAGTCGAAaggtaaactgaaattccaattccaaatttTTCCAGCATGAttagaatttcagtttacttcctgaattgaacaAGCTATAAGctattgaccccaaccctgatcagAATTTCTTTGAAAACACTGATTTTGGCTGTTAAACAAAGTTAACAAACCATGATCTTTTTCATAGGGGGACTGTTGGTTGGATGCTGGGTCTCGCTCTGGCAGACATAACCCACAGGAGAAAAGAACCAACACCATGATTGGAATTTcattttacttcctgaattgaacaGGATATTGACACCAATCCTGATCAGAACGTTTTTTGAAAACACTGATTTAGGCTGTTAACAAACAAAGTTAACAAACCATGATCTTTTTCATAGGGGGACTGTTGGTTGGATGCTGGGTCTCTCTCTGGCAGACATAACCCACAGGAGAAAAGAACCAACACCATGATTGGAATTTcattttacttcctgaattgattgAATTGAACAGGATATTGACCCCAATCCTGATCAGAACGTTTTTTTAAAACACTGATTTAGGCTGTTAACAAACAAAGTTAACAAACCATGATCTTTTTCATAGGGGGACTGTTGGTTGGATGCTGGGTCTCGCTCTGGCAGACATAACCCACAGGAGAAAAGAACCAACACCATGATTGGAATTTCATTTTACTTCCTGAATTAATTGAATTGAACAGGATATTGACCCCAATCCTGATCAGAACGTTTTTTGAAAACACTGATTTAGGCTGTTAACAAACAAAGTTAACAAACCATGATCTTTTTCATAGGGGGACTGTTGGTTGGCTGCTGGGTCTCGCTCTGGCAGACAAGACAAGAACCACAGGAGAAAAGAACCAACACTGTGAGCatgcccattgaaacattaagtttatttttgtttgtttttatatgCAACATGGTTGTTATAGACTCTTTTTTTAGCATCCTTACCTGACACCTGCTATGAGCCATTAATAAAACAAAGCTGGAACGACAACATTTATGAGAAATGAAATATATGTGAGTGAGAAATCATCAACGATTAAAAGTAGTCACGTGCATAGCGGTGAGGGACATGAAGCCAGAAAACAGACTAGAACAAACTCAGAAAGCTTCAGCTGGCCAGGGAAGGCTAAACAGAGGAAATAACACCGGTATAGAAAGTGTATTTGAGTTATGTTATTAATTGTAAAAAGCTAGCATTTAGGCTACTGCAGTTATCAAACAATAGCCTTTGTCACATTTGGAAAGAAGTCTCAGAAATGTCTCTATAAAAGCAGAAGCAACACAAAAGTTCCATAAGTCATGTGTTTTTAGCTTAGCTTCTTCCTTTTCCCCTGTGAGTACATTTCTGTGAAGCTACATAGATACCTCCTTGGTAGTATTGTTCTGAGGGATCAAAGCCTTGATCAGGGAACGGTGGCTGTAGTAAACCACCTAAAGCATTATTTCACAAGGAGATAGGAAGACATGTTATTTCATGTCCGTGTTTGAGGTGATAAGTCAATGAGGGGGAAAGTCAGGTAATTAAAAATATACAGATTGTTAAATATCAGTACATATTTTATATTGCTTCAAgcaatgtctctgtgtgtgtgtgtgggtatcaAAGTTCATAAATATAGGTTTTGCAAAAGTGATAAGTAAACATTGGAATATTTGTTTCACTTTCTTTTGAGAATATACAGCTTTACAAGAGAATATTTAAATCCTGTAATTCCCATTAGAGTACAACTTAGCTATGAGACTGTCAAAGTTTGAGAGCACTGTGTCAAAGTTCGAAATAGAATGTAGACATCTCAGAAAGGTGTAAAAAGTGAATGATACATGCAAGAGAAAGTTATTAATTTAAGAATAATTGATGATGGGGATGCTATGATGCAAAATCACTATGGAGGGGTGGGAAATCAGTGGTGAAAAATCCCAGTCCAACTAGTCTCCTTTTCCACCAGGAGTCTTCAACACAACATCTGTCAACTCGTGTGTGGGGCTTCTGCTAAAGTAGGACCTCCACTTCTGCTAAAAGCACCACCTAAGATCAACTTCCTGGATTGAATCGCGCTACGCATTTGGAGCCACACCTCCACAAGAAAACGGTTCGACAGAATAACTAGCTATTTGTTTATCGAAGACGCATAGCACTGGTGGGATGGTGGGCGGGCAAACCAAACATTAGCTTCCTTCTTGCCAGGCTTACAGAGCACCATGACTGTCCAACTGACATCTTCCATTCTTTATTTCCACAAATGTTCTAGATAACTGCGGTGGAACCAAGATAAACCATTGATGATTCGTCTCGGGTGTAAAGTGGTGCTGAGCAATTCACTGGCTTTATCTGAGGGATGGTGTCACTGTCATACAATGTTGTTTTGGTACTCGCTATCCTCCTTCCTTCTACATGACTCAACACAGCTTCGCTAAGTGAACGTTAGACGGACGGAGAGGTTTGGTTGGTTCTACGAGCGGTTGGTTGGAGGGTTGGTTCTCCTACCTTCTGAGGCTCCCTGTCCTGCGTGACTGTACTGGTCCCCATAGTAGTCTTCCTGCCCTGGGTACTGCTGAGGGGgtcctacatacacacacacaacacacacaggttgATTCAAGGTGTTGTTGGGGCgggagtggggggaggggggggggtaatttCGGTGTGGAAAGGGGAGTGAGGTTGGAATTTAGGCCGCTTATTCGCTAGAGAGCTCCTGGTCCCCAAACTATAGTTCAGTTGTCTGGGGCTGACAACAACCTTCAGGACACCTGGGTATTCCTTCTATGGTAATGGGGCTACCTGTGTCTACAAGCAACGACAGTAAGTGAAAGATAGTTCCACTTAAAAGACGAAGTGGAAAGGGGGTTACGGACAGGAGAAGAGGTTTCAGCCCTGTGTCAAGTCAAACCAAGCGCCTTGGCCCAGTGCCCACTCTGTAGAGCAGAGCGTACCTTGCTGTGGGGGTCTGTAAGGAGGCATGGGCCTCTGCCCCATCACGTGGTTCCCCTGGCCCATCATGCCCATGGGGTTCTGCTGGCCCTGGTAGTGCTGCCCGCCACCTCCAGGGGGTATGTTGTACTGCTGGGAGGGAGGCTGCTGGTGCATCATGGGGCCTGGGGCgggaacaacacaaacacacacaatatgcCATTACAGAACTCAATTTGAAAAAAAAACTCAACAATAAAGCATCCATGGGTGGATGTCATCATCAAAAGATGTGATTGGGTAAAAGAGAAGGTCTGTCAAGGACACGTTTGTTTTCCTCTTTCCTGTACCTTGGTTAGGCTGCATGTTCATGTTGGGCCGGGGGCCGTAGTTACCCATGGGTCCTTGGGTCATGTTCATCTGGCCTTGGGCAGGCATGCCCTGAGAGGAGGGCACAGCGTGGTTGTAGCCGCCCATAGAGCCATGGCTGCTGGGGGGCATGTTCATGGAGCCGCTGCCGGGCATGTTGGGGGGCTGGTTTGGACCCGGCCCAGGGCCCTGCATGGGCATGTGATTAGGCCCTGGGGGGAAAAGAACGACAGATCATTCAACCTTTAGGAAGATATTAGACCATACAGTACAGAGATCAAAGATTTAATTATTTAATTAAAACATTATTAAAGCTTTCCTGAGAAAGTATTTTCTCCTTGACAACTGGTAATAACTGGTCAATCGACCCTGCGGCAGAACAATGTAGACTAAATGTTAACAGTCTAGCccctagggctgggcggtataccgctTCCCACACCAAACCCTGCCCCATGTTACTCAACGAGAGAGCAATTGCTCAACCATGGAGTCACAAGCACTTTCTTGCTGTTCACTCTGCAGTCTGCATGGTTAGATAGAACAAGATGTTGGTGACAACGATGCTGCtttccacaaatgttctataattacactattagtttgtgtatcTTACCATCTGCAAACTACTaatagtttgtattttcttagcaagttgtggcTAAAAGAATGTGCATTAGTTGCTAATGCTAATTACTAGTTAGTACATTTAACAAGCCAAGAATCAGTGCAAACgcagctagctaatacagcctggtaccagtgctggtgtaggcctagataagcatgttgtttgtgcatgGTATATTCTAAATCAGAGGAATAggcaaagcatgaatatgttagctagctagctacatcaggGCTTCGGTTCAAACACTTAAAAAGACCCtttcccctcagccctcaaattaagtgaacacttctgatgacgtatcatgacgtctgacgagtatacacttgcaggttGAGGtaggaaggaatgatttttaaatggaccacccttggccggaaattcgtcactcgttcatcccacgatgattgtgttattgactgtacgtttgtttatcccatgtgtaactctgtgttgtttgtgtcgcactgctttgctttatcttggccaggtcgcagttgtaaatgagaacttgttctcaactggcctacctgggtaaataaaggtgaaataaataaaaataaatggtgTTTTCAGCCACTGGTAGCTTGTGGTTGCTTTATATTCGCTAGTCATTTATGAGTGCATGTCTACTTAAA comes from the Salmo trutta chromosome 21, fSalTru1.1, whole genome shotgun sequence genome and includes:
- the LOC115157115 gene encoding protein SSXT isoform X11, with the protein product MSVAFAPHRQRAKGDITPTGIQKLLDENNQLIQCIMDFQSKGKTAECSQYQQMLHRNLVYLATIADSNQNMQSLLPAKCDSPTPPEVKLEPPTQNMPMGPGGMNQSGAPGPQPPHGHNMASEGMVSGGPPAPHMQSQMNGQMPGPNHMPMQGPGPGPNQPPNMPGSGSMNMPPSSHGSMGGYNHAVPSSQGMPAQGQMNMTQGPMGNYGPRPNMNMQPNQGPMMHQQPPSQQYNIPPGGGGQHYQGQQNPMGMMGQGNHVMGQRPMPPYRPPQQGPPQQYPGQEDYYGDQYSHAGQGASEERDPAANQQSPYEKDHERDPASNQQSPYEKDHGNAQYGQQQEAYQQGPPQQQGYPPQQQYPGQQGYPGPQQGYGPSQGAPGQYPQGYPQGQGQQYGAYRGPQPGPPQAQQQRPYPGYDQGQYGNYQQ
- the LOC115157115 gene encoding protein SSXT isoform X15, translated to MSVAFAPHRQRAKGDITPTGIQKLLDENNQLIQCIMDFQSKGKTAECSQYQQMLHRNLVYLATIADSNQNMQSLLPAKCDSPTPPEVKLEPPTQNMPMGPGGMNQSGAPGPQPPHGHNMASEGMVSGGPPAPHMQSQMNGQMPGPNHMPMQGPGPGPNQPPNMPGSGSMNMPPSSHGSMGGYNHAVPSSQGMPAQGQMNMTQGPMGNYGPRPNMNMQPNQGPMMHQQPPSQQYNIPPGGGGQHYQGQQNPMGMMGQGNHVMGQRPMPPYRPPQQERDPAANQQSPYEKDHGNAQYGQQQEAYQQGPPQQQGYPPQQQYPGQQGYPGPQQGYGPSQGAPGQYPQGYPQGQGQQYGAYRGPQPGPPQAQQQRPYPGYDQGQYGNYQQ
- the LOC115157115 gene encoding protein SSXT isoform X6, which codes for MSVAFAPHRQRAKGDITPTGIQKLLDENNQLIQCIMDFQSKGKTAECSQYQQMLHRNLVYLATIADSNQNMQSLLPAKCDSPTPPEVKLEPPTQNMPMGPGGMNQSGAPGPQPPHGHNMASEGMVSGGPPAPHMQSQMNGQMPGPNHMPMQGPGPGPNQPPNMPGSGSMNMPPSSHGSMGGYNHAVPSSQGMPAQGQMNMTQGPMGNYGPRPNMNMQPNQGPMMHQQPPSQQYNIPPGGGGQHYQGQQNPMGMMGQGNHVMGQRPMPPYRPPQQGPPQQYPGQEDYYGDQYSHAGQGASEERDPAANQQSPYEKDHERDPASNQQSPYEKDHERDPASNQQSPYEKDHERDPASNQQSPYEKDHGNAQYGQQQEAYQQGPPQQQGYPPQQQYPGQQGYPGPQQGYGPSQGAPGQYPQGYPQGQGQQYGAYRGPQPGPPQAQQQRPYPGYDQGQYGNYQQ
- the LOC115157115 gene encoding protein SSXT isoform X12; translated protein: MSVAFAPHRQRAKGDITPTGIQKLLDENNQLIQCIMDFQSKGKTAECSQYQQMLHRNLVYLATIADSNQNMQSLLPAKCDSPTPPEVKLEPPTQNMPMGPGGMNQSGAPGPQPPHGHNMASEGMVSGGPPAPHMQSQMNGQMPGPNHMPMQGPGPGPNQPPNMPGSGSMNMPPSSHGSMGGYNHAVPSSQGMPAQGQMNMTQGPMGNYGPRPNMNMQPNQGPMMHQQPPSQQYNIPPGGGGQHYQGQQNPMGMMGQGNHVMGQRPMPPYRPPQQERDPAANQQSPYEKDHERDPASNQQSPYEKDHERDPASNQQSPYEKDHGNAQYGQQQEAYQQGPPQQQGYPPQQQYPGQQGYPGPQQGYGPSQGAPGQYPQGYPQGQGQQYGAYRGPQPGPPQAQQQRPYPGYDQGQYGNYQQ
- the LOC115157115 gene encoding protein SSXT isoform X9; its protein translation is MSVAFAPHRQRAKGDITPTGIQKLLDENNQLIQCIMDFQSKGKTAECSQYQQMLHRNLVYLATIADSNQNMQSLLPAKCDSPTPPEVKLEPPTQNMPMGPGGMNQSGAPGPQPPHGHNMASEGMVSGGPPAPHMQSQMNGQMPGPNHMPMQGPGPGPNQPPNMPGSGSMNMPPSSHGSMGGYNHAVPSSQGMPAQGQMNMTQGPMGNYGPRPNMNMQPNQGPMMHQQPPSQQYNIPPGGGGQHYQGQQNPMGMMGQGNHVMGQRPMPPYRPPQQGPPQQYPGQEDYYGDQYSHAGQGASEGGLLQPPFPDQGFDPSEQYYQGERDPAANQQSPYEKDHGNAQYGQQQEAYQQGPPQQQGYPPQQQYPGQQGYPGPQQGYGPSQGAPGQYPQGYPQGQGQQYGAYRGPQPGPPQAQQQRPYPGYDQGQYGNYQQ
- the LOC115157115 gene encoding protein SSXT isoform X7; the protein is MSVAFAPHRQRAKGDITPTGIQKLLDENNQLIQCIMDFQSKGKTAECSQYQQMLHRNLVYLATIADSNQNMQSLLPAKCDSPTPPEVKLEPPTQNMPMGPGGMNQSGAPGPQPPHGHNMASEGMVSGGPPAPHMQSQMNGQMPGPNHMPMQGPGPGPNQPPNMPGSGSMNMPPSSHGSMGGYNHAVPSSQGMPAQGQMNMTQGPMGNYGPRPNMNMQPNQGPMMHQQPPSQQYNIPPGGGGQHYQGQQNPMGMMGQGNHVMGQRPMPPYRPPQQGGLLQPPFPDQGFDPSEQYYQGERDPAANQQSPYEKDHERDPASNQQSPYEKDHERDPASNQQSPYEKDHERDPASNQQSPYEKDHGNAQYGQQQEAYQQGPPQQQGYPPQQQYPGQQGYPGPQQGYGPSQGAPGQYPQGYPQGQGQQYGAYRGPQPGPPQAQQQRPYPGYDQGQYGNYQQ
- the LOC115157115 gene encoding protein SSXT isoform X10, giving the protein MSVAFAPHRQRAKGDITPTGIQKLLDENNQLIQCIMDFQSKGKTAECSQYQQMLHRNLVYLATIADSNQNMQSLLPAKCDSPTPPEVKLEPPTQNMPMGPGGMNQSGAPGPQPPHGHNMASEGMVSGGPPAPHMQSQMNGQMPGPNHMPMQGPGPGPNQPPNMPGSGSMNMPPSSHGSMGGYNHAVPSSQGMPAQGQMNMTQGPMGNYGPRPNMNMQPNQGPMMHQQPPSQQYNIPPGGGGQHYQGQQNPMGMMGQGNHVMGQRPMPPYRPPQQERDPAANQQSPYEKDHERDPASNQQSPYEKDHERDPASNQQSPYEKDHERDPASNQQSPYEKDHGNAQYGQQQEAYQQGPPQQQGYPPQQQYPGQQGYPGPQQGYGPSQGAPGQYPQGYPQGQGQQYGAYRGPQPGPPQAQQQRPYPGYDQGQYGNYQQ
- the LOC115157115 gene encoding protein SSXT isoform X14 → MSVAFAPHRQRAKGDITPTGIQKLLDENNQLIQCIMDFQSKGKTAECSQYQQMLHRNLVYLATIADSNQNMQSLLPAKCDSPTPPEVKLEPPTQNMPMGPGGMNQSGAPGPQPPHGHNMASEGMVSGGPPAPHMQSQMNGQMPGPNHMPMQGPGPGPNQPPNMPGSGSMNMPPSSHGSMGGYNHAVPSSQGMPAQGQMNMTQGPMGNYGPRPNMNMQPNQGPMMHQQPPSQQYNIPPGGGGQHYQGQQNPMGMMGQGNHVMGQRPMPPYRPPQQGPPQQYPGQEDYYGDQYSHAGQGASEGNAQYGQQQEAYQQGPPQQQGYPPQQQYPGQQGYPGPQQGYGPSQGAPGQYPQGYPQGQGQQYGAYRGPQPGPPQAQQQRPYPGYDQGQYGNYQQ
- the LOC115157115 gene encoding protein SSXT isoform X1, with the translated sequence MSVAFAPHRQRAKGDITPTGIQKLLDENNQLIQCIMDFQSKGKTAECSQYQQMLHRNLVYLATIADSNQNMQSLLPAKCDSPTPPEVKLEPPTQNMPMGPGGMNQSGAPGPQPPHGHNMASEGMVSGGPPAPHMQSQMNGQMPGPNHMPMQGPGPGPNQPPNMPGSGSMNMPPSSHGSMGGYNHAVPSSQGMPAQGQMNMTQGPMGNYGPRPNMNMQPNQGPMMHQQPPSQQYNIPPGGGGQHYQGQQNPMGMMGQGNHVMGQRPMPPYRPPQQGPPQQYPGQEDYYGDQYSHAGQGASEGGLLQPPFPDQGFDPSEQYYQGERDPAANQQSPYEKDHERDPASNQQSPYEKDHERDPASNQQSPYEKDHERDPASNQQSPYEKDHGNAQYGQQQEAYQQGPPQQQGYPPQQQYPGQQGYPGPQQGYGPSQGAPGQYPQGYPQGQGQQYGAYRGPQPGPPQAQQQRPYPGYDQGQYGNYQQ
- the LOC115157115 gene encoding protein SSXT isoform X3 encodes the protein MSVAFAPHRQRAKGDITPTGIQKLLDENNQLIQCIMDFQSKGKTAECSQYQQMLHRNLVYLATIADSNQNMQSLLPAKCDSPTPPEVKLEPPTQNMPMGPGGMNQSGAPGPQPPHGHNMASEGMVSGGPPAPHMQSQMNGQMPGPNHMPMQGPGPGPNQPPNMPGSGSMNMPPSSHGSMGGYNHAVPSSQGMPAQGQMNMTQGPMGNYGPRPNMNMQPNQGPMMHQQPPSQQYNIPPGGGGQHYQGQQNPMGMMGQGNHVMGQRPMPPYRPPQQGPPQQYPGQEDYYGDQYSHAGQGASEGGLLQPPFPDQGFDPSEQYYQGERDPAANQQSPYEKDHERDPASNQQSPYEKDHERDPASNQQSPYEKDHERDPASNQQSPYEKDHGNAQYGQQQEAYQQGPPQQQGYPPQQQYPGQQGYPGPQQGYGPSQGAPGQYPQGYPQGQGQQYGAYRGPQPGPPQAQQQRPYPGYDQGHMRK
- the LOC115157115 gene encoding protein SSXT isoform X8; translated protein: MSVAFAPHRQRAKGDITPTGIQKLLDENNQLIQCIMDFQSKGKTAECSQYQQMLHRNLVYLATIADSNQNMQSLLPAKCDSPTPPEVKLEPPTQNMPMGPGGMNQSGAPGPQPPHGHNMASEGMVSGGPPAPHMQSQMNGQMPGPNHMPMQGPGPGPNQPPNMPGSGSMNMPPSSHGSMGGYNHAVPSSQGMPAQGQMNMTQGPMGNYGPRPNMNMQPNQGPMMHQQPPSQQYNIPPGGGGQHYQGQQNPMGMMGQGNHVMGQRPMPPYRPPQQGPPQQYPGQEDYYGDQYSHAGQGASEERDPAANQQSPYEKDHERDPASNQQSPYEKDHERDPASNQQSPYEKDHGNAQYGQQQEAYQQGPPQQQGYPPQQQYPGQQGYPGPQQGYGPSQGAPGQYPQGYPQGQGQQYGAYRGPQPGPPQAQQQRPYPGYDQGQYGNYQQ
- the LOC115157115 gene encoding protein SSXT isoform X17, with product MSVAFAPHRQRAKGDITPTGIQKLLDENNQLIQCIMDFQSKGKTAECSQYQQMLHRNLVYLATIADSNQNMQSLLPAKCDSPTPPEVKLEPPTQNMPMGPGGMNQSGAPGPQPPHGHNMASEGMVSGGPPAPHMQSQMNGQMPGPNHMPMQGPGPGPNQPPNMPGSGSMNMPPSSHGSMGGYNHAVPSSQGMPAQGQMNMTQGPMGNYGPRPNMNMQPNQGPMMHQQPPSQQYNIPPGGGGQHYQGQQNPMGMMGQGNHVMGQRPMPPYRPPQQGNAQYGQQQEAYQQGPPQQQGYPPQQQYPGQQGYPGPQQGYGPSQGAPGQYPQGYPQGQGQQYGAYRGPQPGPPQAQQQRPYPGYDQGQYGNYQQ
- the LOC115157115 gene encoding protein SSXT isoform X13 codes for the protein MSVAFAPHRQRAKGDITPTGIQKLLDENNQLIQCIMDFQSKGKTAECSQYQQMLHRNLVYLATIADSNQNMQSLLPAKCDSPTPPEVKLEPPTQNMPMGPGGMNQSGAPGPQPPHGHNMASEGMVSGGPPAPHMQSQMNGQMPGPNHMPMQGPGPGPNQPPNMPGSGSMNMPPSSHGSMGGYNHAVPSSQGMPAQGQMNMTQGPMGNYGPRPNMNMQPNQGPMMHQQPPSQQYNIPPGGGGQHYQGQQNPMGMMGQGNHVMGQRPMPPYRPPQQGPPQQYPGQEDYYGDQYSHAGQGASEERDPAANQQSPYEKDHGNAQYGQQQEAYQQGPPQQQGYPPQQQYPGQQGYPGPQQGYGPSQGAPGQYPQGYPQGQGQQYGAYRGPQPGPPQAQQQRPYPGYDQGQYGNYQQ
- the LOC115157115 gene encoding protein SSXT isoform X18, whose amino-acid sequence is MSVAFAPHRQRAKGDITPTGIQKLLDENNQLIQCIMDFQSKGKTAECSQYQQMLHRNLVYLATIADSNQNMQSLLPAPPTQNMPMGPGGMNQSGAPGPQPPHGHNMASEGMVSGGPPAPHMQSQMNGQMPGPNHMPMQGPGPGPNQPPNMPGSGSMNMPPSSHGSMGGYNHAVPSSQGMPAQGQMNMTQGPMGNYGPRPNMNMQPNQGPMMHQQPPSQQYNIPPGGGGQHYQGQQNPMGMMGQGNHVMGQRPMPPYRPPQQGPPQQYPGQEDYYGDQYSHAGQGASEGRRTNPPTNRSYGLLQPPFPDQGFDPSEQYYQGGNAQYGQQQEAYQQGPPQQQGYPPQQQYPGQQGYPGPQQGYGPSQGAPGQYPQGYPQGQGQQYGAYRGPQPGPPQAQQQRPYPGYDQGQYGNYQQ
- the LOC115157115 gene encoding protein SSXT isoform X2; this encodes MSVAFAPHRQRAKGDITPTGIQKLLDENNQLIQCIMDFQSKGKTAECSQYQQMLHRNLVYLATIADSNQNMQSLLPACDSPTPPEVKLEPPTQNMPMGPGGMNQSGAPGPQPPHGHNMASEGMVSGGPPAPHMQSQMNGQMPGPNHMPMQGPGPGPNQPPNMPGSGSMNMPPSSHGSMGGYNHAVPSSQGMPAQGQMNMTQGPMGNYGPRPNMNMQPNQGPMMHQQPPSQQYNIPPGGGGQHYQGQQNPMGMMGQGNHVMGQRPMPPYRPPQQGPPQQYPGQEDYYGDQYSHAGQGASEGGLLQPPFPDQGFDPSEQYYQGERDPAANQQSPYEKDHERDPASNQQSPYEKDHERDPASNQQSPYEKDHERDPASNQQSPYEKDHGNAQYGQQQEAYQQGPPQQQGYPPQQQYPGQQGYPGPQQGYGPSQGAPGQYPQGYPQGQGQQYGAYRGPQPGPPQAQQQRPYPGYDQGQYGNYQQ
- the LOC115157115 gene encoding protein SSXT isoform X5, which encodes MSVAFAPHRQRAKGDITPTGIQKLLDENNQLIQCIMDFQSKGKTAECSQYQQMLHRNLVYLATIADSNQNMQSLLPAKCDSPTPPEVKLEPPTQNMPMGPGGMNQSGAPGPQPPHGHNMASEGMVSGGPPAPHMQSQMNGQMPGPNHMPMQGPGPGPNQPPNMPGSGSMNMPPSSHGSMGGYNHAVPSSQGMPAQGQMNMTQGPMGNYGPRPNMNMQPNQGPMMHQQPPSQQYNIPPGGGGQHYQGQQNPMGMMGQGNHVMGQRPMPPYRPPQQGPPQQYPGQEDYYGDQYSHAGQGASEGGLLQPPFPDQGFDPSEQYYQGERDPAANQQSPYEKDHERDPASNQQSPYEKDHERDPASNQQSPYEKDHGNAQYGQQQEAYQQGPPQQQGYPPQQQYPGQQGYPGPQQGYGPSQGAPGQYPQGYPQGQGQQYGAYRGPQPGPPQAQQQRPYPGYDQGQYGNYQQ
- the LOC115157115 gene encoding protein SSXT isoform X16 translates to MSVAFAPHRQRAKGDITPTGIQKLLDENNQLIQCIMDFQSKGKTAECSQYQQMLHRNLVYLATIADSNQNMQSLLPAPPTQNMPMGPGGMNQSGAPGPQPPHGHNMASEGMVSGGPPAPHMQSQMNGQMPGPNHMPMQGPGPGPNQPPNMPGSGSMNMPPSSHGSMGGYNHAVPSSQGMPAQGQMNMTQGPMGNYGPRPNMNMQPNQGPMMHQQPPSQQYNIPPGGGGQHYQGQQNPMGMMGQGNHVMGQRPMPPYRPPQQGPPQQYPGQEDYYGDQYSHAGQGASEGNAQYGQQQEAYQQGPPQQQGYPPQQQYPGQQGYPGPQQGYGPSQGAPGQYPQGYPQGQGQQYGAYRGPQPGPPQAQQQRPYPGYDQGQYGNYQQ
- the LOC115157115 gene encoding protein SSXT isoform X4, with amino-acid sequence MSVAFAPHRQRAKGDITPTGIQKLLDENNQLIQCIMDFQSKGKTAECSQYQQMLHRNLVYLATIADSNQNMQSLLPAPPTQNMPMGPGGMNQSGAPGPQPPHGHNMASEGMVSGGPPAPHMQSQMNGQMPGPNHMPMQGPGPGPNQPPNMPGSGSMNMPPSSHGSMGGYNHAVPSSQGMPAQGQMNMTQGPMGNYGPRPNMNMQPNQGPMMHQQPPSQQYNIPPGGGGQHYQGQQNPMGMMGQGNHVMGQRPMPPYRPPQQGPPQQYPGQEDYYGDQYSHAGQGASEGGLLQPPFPDQGFDPSEQYYQGERDPAANQQSPYEKDHERDPASNQQSPYEKDHERDPASNQQSPYEKDHERDPASNQQSPYEKDHGNAQYGQQQEAYQQGPPQQQGYPPQQQYPGQQGYPGPQQGYGPSQGAPGQYPQGYPQGQGQQYGAYRGPQPGPPQAQQQRPYPGYDQGQYGNYQQ